The genomic stretch GCCAGAGGTGCGAGGCGCGCCCCTCGCGCACGAGCTGCTCCGCCAGGGGCAGGGCGATGTCCGCGGGGATGGCGAAGCCCAGCCCCTGCCCCGCCGCGAGGACGGCGGTGTTGATGCCGACCACGCGCCCGTCCAGCGTCGCCAGCGCGCCGCCCGAGTTGCCCGGGTTGATGGCGGCGTCGGTCTGCAGGAGGCCGTCCAGCACCACACCCGGGGCGACGGGCAGCGAGCGCCCGCTGGCGCTGAGCACGCCCGCCGTCACCGTCCAGGAGAGGCCGAAGGGGTTGCCCACGGCGATCACCAGCCGCCCGGGGCGGAGGCGCGCGGCGGAGGCGAACTCCGCCGTCGGCAGCGGCTCGAGGAGGCCCTCCAGGCGGACCACGGCCAGGTCGTAGAGCGGGTCGGCGCCCGCCACCCGGCCCAGGAAGCCCTGCCCGTCGTACGTCTTCACCTCGAGCGCGCGGGCGCCGTCCACTACGTGCGCGTTGGTCAGCACCAGCCCGGGCTGCCGCCAGAGGACGCCCGAGCCGAGGCCCTGGCCGCCGCGCCCGCGGGCGCCGGCGAGGCGGCTCTGGATCTGGACGACGGCGGGGCCGACCCGTTCGGCGGCGCCGCTGATCGCCCGGGAGAGGTCGTCCGGATCGGGTTCGCGCAGTGCGGGCACCCGGGGTCACCTCCTTCTGTACCAAGCTGGTGAGCCCATCCTGGACCCACGCGGGGTAAAAGTCAAGAAAGATCAGACAAGGCCAGATCAGTCCGTTGCGGGAGGACTTTGCCAGGGGAACCGTTGCCGAGAACATCGAAATCTGTTCCCGACATCCGCCCGTTGCCGGGCGGAGGCGCCGGTCTTACGCGCTTTCGCGCCGCCGGCTTCCCGCTTCCTCCGGGACCGCCTGCGCTGGCGCAGGTCTTACACCCCGTCCACGGGCGTTTTGCGTCTCCGGGCCACTCCCGGCGACGGCGGTCACAAGGGCCGCAAGATTCCGCGCCGCGTTCTCGTCCCGGTCCAGGGCGAGACCGCAGGCATCGCACCGGAACGTCCGCTCCCACAGCGGCAGGCTTTCCTTCACCGCACCGCAACAGGAGCACGTCTTGCTGCTCGGGTAGAACGTGTTCGCGGTCTCCAGGCGCGACCCGTACCAGACGCTCTTGTACGCGAGCTGGCGTCGCAGCTCCGCCATCGCCGTGTCGGCTGCCGACCGCGCCAGATGGCGGTTCCGCAGCATCCCGGCCACGTTCAGCGTCTCGACCACCACGGTCCCGTAAGTGCGGGCAAGCCGGGCGGTGAGCTTGTGCATGGCGTCCCGGCGGATGCGGGAGACGCGGGCGTGAAAGCGGGCGAGCTTCCTCCGCGTCTCCTCCCGGTTTTTGCTCCCCGGTCTCCGCCGAGCCAGCTCCCGGTTCAGCCGGGCGAGCTTCCTGAGCGCCTTCTCCAGCGGCCGCGGGTTCGGCACCTTCTGCCCGGTGGAGAGGACGGCCAGGTGGCGGATCCCCGCGTCCACCCCGACGACGGCGTCCGGCCACTTGGGCTGACCTGGAGATCGCTCCACCTCGCAGGTGAAGCTCACGAACCACCGCCCGCCCTCTCGGGAGACGGTGGCGCGCAGGATGCGGGCCTCCCCCGCCTCGACCCTCGCCAGGAGCGCCGCCGTCGGCTCGTGCGTCCGCACTCGGC from Bacillota bacterium encodes the following:
- the tnpB gene encoding IS607 family element transposase accessory protein TnpB, with the translated sequence MRVLQAYRFALDPSPRAARALASHAGARRFVFNWGLALVKERLEARRRGEDVEVPWTLPALRREWNRQKEAVAPWWRENSKEAYSSGLEGLARALRAWSESRKRRRKGRRVGFPRFRKKSRGRESVGFTTGAIRVDDKSHVVLPRIGRVRTHEPTAALLARVEAGEARILRATVSREGGRWFVSFTCEVERSPGQPKWPDAVVGVDAGIRHLAVLSTGQKVPNPRPLEKALRKLARLNRELARRRPGSKNREETRRKLARFHARVSRIRRDAMHKLTARLARTYGTVVVETLNVAGMLRNRHLARSAADTAMAELRRQLAYKSVWYGSRLETANTFYPSSKTCSCCGAVKESLPLWERTFRCDACGLALDRDENAARNLAALVTAVAGSGPETQNARGRGVRPAPAQAVPEEAGSRRRESA
- a CDS encoding trypsin-like peptidase domain-containing protein → MPALREPDPDDLSRAISGAAERVGPAVVQIQSRLAGARGRGGQGLGSGVLWRQPGLVLTNAHVVDGARALEVKTYDGQGFLGRVAGADPLYDLAVVRLEGLLEPLPTAEFASAARLRPGRLVIAVGNPFGLSWTVTAGVLSASGRSLPVAPGVVLDGLLQTDAAINPGNSGGALATLDGRVVGINTAVLAAGQGLGFAIPADIALPLAEQLVREGRASHLWLGLEAEEAVLPPSLARALDLPAHRGAQVLSVAPGSPAEAAGLQPGDLIYAVDGQAVASAAEIRAHLAGRRPGERLALSLLRHGVPVRSEVRVAELPFVPR